In Crinalium epipsammum PCC 9333, the genomic window AGCTCGGTAATTTCTGACAACTATTACTGAAACGGTAGACACAGTAAGTAATGTTAGACTATTAACAATGTAGGTGAAAATTTGTTGTTTCAGCATCTTATTGTACTACCTTTTTACCTAGCAGTTCATATCAGATTTATTGCAGGCATAATCTTTAACAGCCTTTCCAATTTTATAACCTACCCGCTTACCGCTTTTATAGCCGTCTTCAATAAAAGTTGAATTGTCTGCCTCAAATTTGGTAAGACCAAAATTACCTGCTGAACTAGGCTCAAGTGCCTCTATATCTTTTAATAAAGATTTATCTGAGAAAAGGGTTTTTGGATCAAAATTTACTTCAGATCTTTGATTCGGATGCTCAACTACTGGCTTTGCTTGCACTCCTTCAGCACCCAGAAAGGTTGATGAGCATATCAGCAGGATAGATAAAATTAATACTATAAACTGGCTTACCATAAACCTATGCTCACTGTTCATCAAGTTATGCGAATAAACCGCTGAAAAAACCTATAAGGCTACCAAGTAAGAATGCAGCCAACCAGATTGTTAATAACCCGATAAACGCCAATGCTACAGATTTAATGAATCCACCCATAAATTACTCCTTGTTATATTGAAAAATATATCTATATAGTTTCCCATACAGGCTGATAACTTGTCTACAAGTTTCCCACAGATAACAATGCCTCTGAAAGTGCATAAGCATTAATCGGGTAGGACATCAAATAGGAGAGGTTGCCTTTGTAGCGTGTTAGAATCATTGCCCTAGAATTTCCTACCTGATGACTACACACCTCTATATCTTCTCATTATCCAATGAGGCAGCCTTTGATGATATGGTGGTTCGCGATATGCGATCGCACTCATCCTTTAGTCAAAGCCGCCGCATGATGAGCAAAATGATCGCCCATAAATGATGCAATAAAGTAATAACTGTGATCGTAACCAGCTTGCTTACGCAAACTAATAGGATAATTTACTTCTGCACAAGCTTGAGCAAAAACATCAGGTTGCAATTGTTCGCCGAGAAATTGATCTGCATCCCCTTGATCAATCAAAATTGGTAATCGCTCTTGAGCAGATTTTACTAAATGAATCGGATCGTAAGCTAACCAGTCAGATTGATTGTCACCTAAATAATTCTGAAACGCTTTTTGTCCCCAAGGAACTTGGCAAGGATTAACAATTGGCGCAAAGGCGGAGACACTTTTAAACATACCTGGATTTTTCAGTGCGATCGCTATTGCACCATATCCACCCATAGAATGCCCAAAAATTCCCTGAACTCCTGGCACTACAGAAAAGTTTGCAGAGATAACTTCAGGTAATTCTGAAACTACATAATCATACATTCTATAATGCTTTGCCCAAGGCATCTGTGTTGCATTGAGATAAAATCCTGCACCAGTTCCTAAATCCCAACTATCGTCTTCACCAGGAATATTACAACCGCGTGGACTGGTATCAGGCGCAACCACAATTAAACCGTACTCAGCAGCGAATTGTTGCGAACCTGCCTTATTGATGAAATTTTGTTCTGTGCAGGTTAATCCACTTAACCAATACAGAGTTGGACAAGGTTGCTTTTCTGCTTGAGGCGGCAGATATACGCCGAAGTTCATCTCACAGTTAAGTACGGCGGAGTAATGACGATAAACAAATTGCCAACCACCAAAACTCCGGTTACGGCTCACTAATGTCAGGTTGGTCATGCGATCGCTGTTTGCTGAATTACTATTTCAGTGTGCAACTCTTCAATCAAAGTTGCAAATCGAAAAGCTTTAAGGGTGCGATCGCAAGTTTGCTGCTTGCAATTTCTGCCCAGCATTGTAGCTCTGCCAGTGGTTTGGCTGTTGGAAAAATGTCAGTTATCGAAACAGGCTCTTTCCAATTGGCTGCCCGTAAGACAGCCATGATCTATTATTCTGTTACCTTTAAAAACAAATATCCATAGGATTTGGAATAGCAATTTGAAGTTTATGCTTGAATTGGTTAACAGATTGATGAAGATTGAATGCAGATTTTTCGGTAGCCTTAATAATCCCTGTCATCAACTCCTCTTGTTTTGGAACTTCAATCATTAAAGCATAATTTGTGACGTTATTCAAACAAGTATATCCTTGCATCTGGATCGGAAATTTTGGTGGAAATTCAGGCAAAAATTTTAAAGTCTGCCAATACCATGTAGGTAATTCATTAGGAAAGTAGTTTATAGCCCAGAGTTCTTCTTTTATCCATTGGCTTTGAGATACATCATTTATTTCAGATGTGCGTTTAA contains:
- the fghA gene encoding S-formylglutathione hydrolase, which gives rise to MTNLTLVSRNRSFGGWQFVYRHYSAVLNCEMNFGVYLPPQAEKQPCPTLYWLSGLTCTEQNFINKAGSQQFAAEYGLIVVAPDTSPRGCNIPGEDDSWDLGTGAGFYLNATQMPWAKHYRMYDYVVSELPEVISANFSVVPGVQGIFGHSMGGYGAIAIALKNPGMFKSVSAFAPIVNPCQVPWGQKAFQNYLGDNQSDWLAYDPIHLVKSAQERLPILIDQGDADQFLGEQLQPDVFAQACAEVNYPISLRKQAGYDHSYYFIASFMGDHFAHHAAALTKG